One bacterium DNA segment encodes these proteins:
- a CDS encoding response regulator transcription factor yields MPSDRSLDELAKLVLIVEDHAIVRELLAVKFIKEGLASEVLEAGTIAEAAEMVDKHKPSIVISDILMPDGNALEWVARVKQKNPKMKLILLTSLNDKASLITAVRSGIDAYIIKTARIDKLLDIIRYVLQDRIYYDPEVSSYLLADMISGREMGSLYDEISGIDCSQLSRRERDVLTLLTYGHSNAEIARRLVLSENTIKTHVSRIYKRLEVSSRRQLLPKNLKLG; encoded by the coding sequence ATGCCTAGCGATAGAAGCCTTGATGAATTAGCGAAACTTGTCCTTATTGTAGAGGATCACGCCATTGTAAGGGAACTGCTGGCAGTCAAGTTTATCAAAGAGGGGCTAGCATCTGAGGTACTTGAAGCGGGAACCATTGCAGAGGCTGCAGAAATGGTTGATAAGCATAAGCCATCTATAGTGATCAGCGATATTTTGATGCCTGATGGCAATGCATTAGAATGGGTCGCTCGCGTCAAGCAAAAGAATCCTAAAATGAAACTTATCCTGTTGACATCACTCAACGACAAAGCCTCATTGATTACTGCGGTGAGGTCAGGGATTGACGCTTACATCATCAAAACAGCGCGCATTGACAAACTGTTGGATATCATACGTTATGTCCTGCAAGATCGGATTTACTATGACCCCGAAGTTAGCAGCTACTTGCTGGCAGATATGATATCAGGAAGGGAAATGGGATCGCTATATGATGAAATCTCTGGTATAGATTGCTCACAGTTATCTCGGCGAGAAAGAGATGTCCTGACATTACTGACTTACGGGCATTCAAATGCCGAAATAGCGCGTAGACTTGTTTTAAGCGAGAATACAATTAAAACCCATGTGTCGCGCATATATAAGCGTTTAGAGGTGAGCTCCAGGCGGCAACTGCTTCCAAAGAACCTCAAATTGGGCTAA